The Lactuca sativa cultivar Salinas chromosome 2, Lsat_Salinas_v11, whole genome shotgun sequence genome includes a window with the following:
- the LOC111901452 gene encoding peroxidase 66, with protein MAKLSISFSQSKMIMSTIVAYILILSVVPFSEAVLSAHYYDQTCPQAENIIYQTVRNASIYDPKVPARLLRMFFHDCFIRGCDASLLLDSTTGNKAEKDGPPNISVRSFYVIDDAKTKLEKACPHTVSCADVIAIAARDVVAMSQGPWWNVLKGRKDGRVSLANETINLPSPFSNTSTLIKSFAKRGLGVKDLVALSGGHTLGFSHCSSFSARLHNFSTENFSDPSINSEFAMNLKKKCPIHNKDHNAGEFLDSTSSTFDNDYYKRITMGKGVFGSDQALYGDQRTRSIVDSFAKDRNLFFSEFAISMVKLGNVGVIENGEIRVKCSIVN; from the exons ATGGCTAAATTGTCGATTTCTTTCTCCCAAAGTAAGATGATAATGTCAACCATTGTTGCCTATATTCTCATACTTTCTGTAGTTCCTTTTTCGGAAGCGGTCCTCAGTGCGCATTATTACGATCAAACATGTCCACAGGCCGAGAATATTATTTACCAAACAGTTCGTAATGCCTCTATCTACGACCCTAAAGTCCCCGCTCGCCTCCTACGCATGTTCTTCCATGACTGTTTCATAAGG GGATGTGATGCATCACTGTTGCTTGACTCAACTACAGGAAACAAGGCAGAAAAAGATGGACCTCCAAATATCTCAGTTCGATCATTTTATGTAATTGATGATGCCAAAACAAAACTCGAAAAGGCATGTCCTCATACAGTTTCGTGTGCAGACGTAATAGCAATTGCTGCAAGAGATGTAGTAGCAATG TCTCAAGGTCCATGGTGGAATGTACTTAAAGGAAGGAAAGATGGGCGAGTATCGTTAGCTAACGAAACTATAAACTTGCCATCTCCATTTTCGAATACCTCAACACTTATTAAGAGTTTTGCTAAAAGAGGATTAGGGGTCAAAGATTTGGTTGCACTTTCAGGTGGACATACTCTAGGGTTTTCACATTGTTCATCTTTTAGTGCTCGACTACACAACTTTAGCACTGAAAACTTTTCCGATCCTAGCATTAACAGTGAGTTTGCTATGAATCTGAAGAAGAAATGCCCCATACATAACAAGGATCACAACGCAGGAGAGTTCTTAGACTCAACTTCTTCAACATTTGATAATGACTATTACAAAAGAATTACTATGGGTAAGGGTGTGTTTGGGTCAGACCAAGCTCTGTATGGAGATCAAAGAACAAGATCAATTGTGGACTCATTTGCCAAAGACAGGAATCTGTTCTTCAGCGAATTTGCAATTTCCATGGTCAAACTTGGAAATGTTGGTGTCATAGAAAATGGCGAAATTAGAGTTAAATGTAGCATCGTGAATTGA